The sequence below is a genomic window from Zygosaccharomyces rouxii strain CBS732 chromosome D complete sequence.
AGGAATGACTATAGTCCTACTCGATGTGGCCTACTACAATTATTTCAGATACACACaggatgaaaaattgaatgacCCTCAAAAAGATCTAGAAAACCATACCATAGATGAGCGTAATGATAGCGATAGCGGGACTGTTTTATTATCCCAATTAAAACAGCCGTCTCTCGAATCAGTATCTTACGAATTGGCCCATGTTAACAATAACCCCAGCTAAAGTGTGCTATGCATTTAGAAAGACAAGCATGTACACAGTCGCACACAGATCTATACATATTCGATAGATTGATAAATACATTCATACCTTCACGTGACAGTTTACCGCTGACGGATCTGTTACCCTAACATCATTATGAACGAAAATATACAGTTTAGAAATACCTATCAATTATTTTCGACATGAAAAAAAGTTGAGTGGAcccattttgaaaattggaACGGGCGGAGAGGAAACACTCCTTGTTAAACGCTCTTCGTAAAACTAACTGATCATTATACAACGACAGTGACAATCAAACAAAGACTCATAGCTGACCAATCCTCCTTTAATACCAGTTTGTGTTGCCTTACACACAGAATAATACCGATTACCAATTGCCAATAGTTCTTCCTTGATTGTCGTCACTAAATTTTGCATCGTAGAGGGAAAGAAGGATTTGGCACAGATATacaaaatattgaaaacaaagaagaacatGTTCGGTGTTGAGTCCGTTTCATTGTTGGTAAATGCTCCTTTGGAGCTTTTAATCGTGTTTTTTGTGGGAATCTTCAAGAGCTTAGTTGATATGATTGTGATTCCGGCACTAGACTACTACAGCGATAAAGAACACGGTGAGAAACAGGAGAAACTGAAATCAAAGGAGGAAGGTAAAATAGtcgaagaggaagaaagtgaagatgaatttcCCTCTCTTTTCCCCGAGAGACATAACGTTAACAAGTCCCTTTTCGAGAGTGCATCCGTAATTCCATGTTCGTTAGATATTTCGACAGTTGATTCTGCTATGTCAATGTCTATGACACCCGAAGGACAGTTACAATGTAAATTGAATACAGACGAAAATACAAATATACCATCCAATAACAAGTATAACATGATGGTAACACCGCCTACTAGTGTTGATGCAAATGGCTTACCAATCAGTCCAGAGAGTAATACATCATGTACCCCTGTGAAGTCTGAGGAAGAAGGTATTCCATCTGCATCTATCACTACCGCTACTACAACGAACCTGAATGCAAACTTAAACTCAGATACCATTAAGGCAGAGGTACCTGAGGGGGCCAATAGCGAAGGTCTATTCGTTTGCCACTACTGTGATGCGAAGTTTAAGATTAGAGGGTATTTGACTCGTCACATCAAGAAGCATGCAATTCAAAAGGCTTATCACTGTCCTTTCTTTATGGGAGAAGCACCACCTGAATTAAGATGTCATAATTCAGGTGGATTTAGCAGAAGGGATACCTATAAGACACATTTGAGAACCAGACATTTTATCTACCCCAAAGGTGTTAAGCCTTCAGAACGTAATAAGTCTGCAGGTAACTGTGGGCAATGTGGtcaaagttttgaaaatacTGATAAGTGGGTTGAACAACACATTGAAAGTGGTGAATGTAGAGGATTGCCACAAGACTACGTTAGAAATATTAAGtctgaaagaaaatcaGGTAAACttaaaatgataaaaacCTCTACAGGACATTCTCGTTTTATTTCTACAGCTCAAAGTGTCGTAGAACCAAAAGTacttttgaacaaagaaGCATTAGAAGCAATGGCAATTGTTGCTCATAATACAAACAGATCAGATATTTTGTCTCGTTACGGTAACAACAAAATTCTAATGATCTCTGctaatttcaaaggtgAAGCTAAGCCTAAAAAGAAGTattcaagaaaaagagGTGGTCAATCAAGTACCGGTAAGAAATCAGATAATGATCTATCGCCACCACAACTGCAACCAGTATCATCCTTATCATCGACAGGAACTCCTGCAACTTTACCACCTCTAGAAGAATCTCCAATGGTTTTCAACTCTTACAGTTTTGAAACGAATACACCTTGTATGGACTCTTCAATAATTCCATCCCCTGAGCAAAACCAATCTTTGGAACCCGTCCCATCTGCATCTTCAGCATCATCCCACGAATGTCACTTGAACACTAATAATTATAATTCCTCTATGAATGAAGTTGGCAACAGTAGTATTATGTTTAACGATCCATTTAATGTCCCCCTTGATGCAGAACAATCTCCATCTTTTGGTCCACCAGACTATAACATGGTGAATAGCTGTCCTAATGGCACACCGGGTAAAGGTATGCAACAAATTAATATAAATGAAACTTTACAAAGACAGATGGATCCGGCCGTATTGGGAGACAGTCAACTCAGAGAAGTAAGACAATACGCTAATTTTTACAGACACACTTTTGGATACAAAGTGTGAGGGACAATAGaacaataaaaaataaaaagataATGGAGCAGGATGATTCAATATAGTTAGTTCCACTAtgatcttttaaaatttcGGAGTTTTTTCATTGGTGAAAtagataaaaaaataaaaatgtAATAAAGtaaatgaaataaaaaaaaaaggaaaagtaGCTTGAGTAAACTGATGTTGGGATATTTTAATTGTTCTGTTTAGGAAGGTTATTCTTATAGGATACTATTGCTTCGTCTGAAtgtaattcaattcttaTAGTTGTCGTTTTTAACGAAAATTCGATTTTTCATGCTTTCCGTTATCAACATCTCTAATGAAAAGTTGAGTTAACTTTAATTAATCAAACGTTTAATGAAACTTCTATAAAAATACTATATCCAGTTTAGTCCGTGGTTTCAGAATCCATATAAATTCttaatttaaattttgcaGTAGTTTCCAGCATTTTTTCCAAGTCGTTTATCTTCCAATAATGTCGGAGGAGCACGGCGACGATTTAAACTTTAATGAACTGGTCGGAAATCTACTTAGTTCCCATAATGCAAATGAAACTTTGACTGAAGATACCGAAAATGTTAATCCTGAGCAAGATTCAAATATTGTGACTAATACTAATGATAATCAAGATGACGTTGAGTTGCCGGACTTTGGcgcagaagaagaagatttggcCGCTGTTGTTGCGAGTGCCATTCAAAATATGAATGAACAACCTTCACAAGACAGTGAAATATCCTTAGACcttcaacaacagcaacaacaacaacaacaagaacagcAGGATGAAGGAGGACAAGGGTCATTTGAAGGTCCGAACGGAGAAGCTGATGAGATTCCTATAGAAGTacaagaagatgacgaagaCGAAGGGGATAATGAGCAGAACCAAGAATGGGCTCATATGTTACAACAAAGTTTAATGCAGGGAAATGAACCTTCGCAGACACAACCTGAAGAACAACTGGAccaagatgatgaaactttgaGACGCGCCATTCTGGAATCCCTACAGGAGTTGAATGTAAGAGATAAAGAAGATACTACTACACAAGCACCACTGCCGAAGGAGAAAGATAAAAAGAGTAAATCAAAAAAACCGTCtaaaaaatcttcatcgtcgtcATCGTCGTctaaaaagaagaaggattccaaaaagaagaaatctcaGAAAGACGATAATGATGACttgttaaattttgaagatgtcaTTAGGGGGTTTATGCATCCTGAAGCTACTAGTATTCAAGATGAACCATCAGCGGTAGCAGATGTTGGTGATAATGAAACTCAAGCCCTTGTAGAGGCTACTTTAAAGGCATTTGAACGTGAACTACTTGGCCCTGCTGCCAATGCTCCTAAGactacaaagaaaaaatcaaccTCTACatcaaaaaagaaatcttcAAGTAAAAAATCTGATCAAAGGGCTAAAGCTAGAACTTATACACCTTTAGATCTTGACAAGAGTCATGATGGTCCCAAACAcaacaaaaagaaagaacGTGATGAAGCAGCACCAGAACAAGAAGTTGGCGATGATTTCTCTAAACAACTTGCTGAAATGGTTAACCAGGTGGTGAATACGACCGCACCAGAGGAACCAACGGCGACTGCTCAAAAACCTGAGGAAGATTTTAGATCAACCACAGAAGGTATTTCACGAAGTGTGAGTGccaatgaagaatttactACTCATGATGTGCAAACAACTCCGGCTGGACTGGAAGAAGGCACATCTGAGACTTTTGATTTAAATCAAATCATGCAAAGGGCCATGAATATGGCCTTTcaggaacaagaagaagaacaagcaccagaacaagaacaaaaggaaaG
It includes:
- the STP1 gene encoding Stp1p (similar to uniprot|Q00947 Saccharomyces cerevisiae YDR463W STP1 and uniprot|P38704 Saccharomyces cerevisiae YHR006W STP2 Transcription factor), translated to MFGVESVSLLVNAPLELLIVFFVGIFKSLVDMIVIPALDYYSDKEHGEKQEKLKSKEEGKIVEEEESEDEFPSLFPERHNVNKSLFESASVIPCSLDISTVDSAMSMSMTPEGQLQCKLNTDENTNIPSNNKYNMMVTPPTSVDANGLPISPESNTSCTPVKSEEEGIPSASITTATTTNLNANLNSDTIKAEVPEGANSEGLFVCHYCDAKFKIRGYLTRHIKKHAIQKAYHCPFFMGEAPPELRCHNSGGFSRRDTYKTHLRTRHFIYPKGVKPSERNKSAGNCGQCGQSFENTDKWVEQHIESGECRGLPQDYVRNIKSERKSGKLKMIKTSTGHSRFISTAQSVVEPKVLLNKEALEAMAIVAHNTNRSDILSRYGNNKILMISANFKGEAKPKKKYSRKRGGQSSTGKKSDNDLSPPQLQPVSSLSSTGTPATLPPLEESPMVFNSYSFETNTPCMDSSIIPSPEQNQSLEPVPSASSASSHECHLNTNNYNSSMNEVGNSSIMFNDPFNVPLDAEQSPSFGPPDYNMVNSCPNGTPGKGMQQININETLQRQMDPAVLGDSQLREVRQYANFYRHTFGYKV